The genomic DNA TTCATGCTCTTTTTCTGACTCAACTCAAGTATGGAAGCATGTCCCTGTGGCCCGGAATCTTGCTCCTTCGCTTTCTCACGCAAGAAATCCAGTCGACTCTGCATCATGAACTCACGGCGTCGCCGTTGTTCACGAGCTCTTAGCAGCTGCTGCTTGCGTTCCTCTTTGCTCCAGTAGCGCCCCATCTTCATTTCACTGATCGCATCATCGTCCGTGGTCATCCCACTGCGCTCCTCCCGAATCTTCATGGCACGGGCTTTCAGTAAACGATCTCTAACTGGACGTTTAGCAACATAACGTGAGCCGTCACTGCGGATCTTGACCTTCCACTCCATTCGAGGTGAAGATTGAGGTGGTGGCGTAATCATAGAACTTGCAGGGGCAGCTGCGGTGTCTCTGTTTACACAAGTCATGGTATTCAGTTGAGCAGGAACTTCTTCAAAGGAGTCCCTAACTTCTGGACTATCAATGGTAGAGATGTCCATCAAGTACATGCAACTCTGGTAACGTGGAGGCAGTGTGGTCCCGCGACGGGATAGATACGGACTGTTCTCTGCACTCCTTCCCCCTTTTGTTATCCCAGGAGACAGAGTCCCATTTGCACGGGACCCCTTGCTTGCTCCATCCAAGCCCTTTCTACTGCTGCCGCCATTCCGAGATAATGAACGAAGCCTTGTTGCTGGACTAGAGTTTCTACTATCCCCTGTttcttcattctttcttttgGAATCTGATGAAGGAGGCAGGTTTAGATTCTTTTCACGACTTGTACTTGTTCTGTGACGTGGCGTCCAAGGTCGCATGGTTGCAGAGGCACTGGAATCTCCAGCCGCAGATGGCGAAGGGTGCCGTTCGCTTGCCAGAGGCGTGCTTTTACAACTTTCCCCACCAGTATTATAGGCGCTTGTACTCTCCTTGTCCGAGCGTTCCCTTTCTGGAATCTCGTTGATGTCTGACAGATCATGATGAAGCGCATCAGCACCTCCACTCCTAGCCTTTGCTCCCTTTTCTTCATCGTCCTCTTCATCAGCTGGCCAGACCTTCAAGCAACGTTGGCGTAACTGCTGCATCTTTTGAGCCCGCAAAACATTTCGCCACTTAAACTCCAGGTGACGAATTTCCTCCTCTAGAAGAGTAATCTCATGATCTATCAGACTCTCATTACAGTTCATGTCTAATGGAACACCTGCTACAGCAGAATCATCTCCTGCTCCAAAGTTCCTTCTATCCAAAAGAAGTGCATTTCCATTTTTCTCATAAAGGCAACGGAGCTCCAGTAGCTCATGGTAACGTTCATATTCCTCCTCTGTTAACCCTGGCATCAGAACTCTACTTGTCACCGGCCCCAGTGATTCTGGGACCCCATGGTCTCCTGTTCCCACTCCATCTGGCCCCAGTAGGGAGTCGTTGCTGTAGTGGAATTCCAATCCATGCGGAGCAGCGTGGTACTTGCGCATGCTACCAGGTGTATTGGTGGCGTTGGTCGTGCATGCACTGGTGGCATCATCAGCCAGTAGATCATGCTCTGAGGACTCTTCACAGCGTGTGCTTTCATCTGTGCGACCCACTCCACTGTCCAGCTCCTGGCTGTTATTAAGTGCGGTGTGCCACAAGTTTGGCCGACCAGCTCGGATTCCGTTGTGGTCACCGAGTAAGGAACTGGCTTTGCTACGATGCTGAGGGCTGGGTAAGTTAGAAGCATTATCCAAGTCCTCTAGATGGCCAACACTCAACTCTAAATCCAGATCATCTGCCTCATTCTGGCAACAAGTTTTGGATTTTTGATCGTGTAAGAAGAAAGAAAAGGATAAGACATAAATTAGCAAagatattcacaaaaataaagcaaAGACTGTGTATAGAGAGAACAAAACTTATTTCAAGAAAACTACATATGGCACTCTCCACAAATAGGGTAAACTTGAAATTTTTCTAATTTTAGTGTTGGCTCCATTTGTCAAGCTCAATCGTTCCACACTGTTACTTAAGTTATTGTAAGATTGGggcagctgtggctcaggtggtagagcgggttgtCCACTAATCACAGGGTTAGCAGTTCAATTcccagcccacatgactccacatgccgaagtgtcgttgggcaagacactgaaccccaagttgctcatggcagctctgctgtcattggtgtgtgagtgtgtgtgtgaatgagacacagtgtaaagtgctttgtagaaccgctaaggttaaaaaaggtgctatataagtgcagaccatttaccatttaagaaaaaatatcaaacaaatatttttatttatttataggaaTTATAAGTTTATCAATAACTATAAATCAACATTTGGTCCCTAACTAGCTAGCTCCTATATACTAATAGCTTAATTTAGACTAAATCTGCAACCCTGATACCAATTTTGtgtttatcatcatcatcataattataaatatttttaaatgtatttttaattaatcaaatttacaTTTTGATTCTTATTTTTTGCTcaaaaaatcatggttttacactGTATTTACACATGTCCCAAAAACAGGGTTGCAAAAATTGCAAACCTCATAGAAAAGCAATAGCAATTAAAACAGCTCTTTCAATATTTAGTCCTGCATTATCCTGAGATTATTCGGAGGTTGACaaacaacattttctgaaggtttaGCACCTACTTTCACTGATAAGttgctaaaaaaataatcatttgcaTCATGTTTTAGTAATTCAGACCCTATTTGTGAAAAATGACATATTCTGgacaaaacataacataaaaagtTGTAAAGAAATTCTCTGGTTGAGCAGTAGAGGACAGTGTTTGTCTGAGTGAGCCCGAGTGTGTTGACTAACTGATTGTGGGGTCTATTCCCATCTGTTGTAGGAGGTGTTTAAACAGTAAGAGGTTTCTCAAATGAGCCACCTGTGCTGGGGAATATACTGGCCCAGGGTATCACACACCATCTGCAACTTCCGcataacacacacactgacacatacaCTTGTGTGCTACTGACCCCAAACCTGAAAAACTGTAGAATCAGTTTTTCCCAAATGACTATTCACTGCTCACTCATTTGTTCCTATTTTTAGTTGTGGCTTAATCCATTTTCCACTATTAAAAAAATCTCAGCAATTAGATTTAGACATTGTATATGAAACCTTATTTATTTAGGGCTGTAATTGCTTATACAATACTTGATAAAGTCAGGTATATGACCAATGATTTTTAAGTCTTGCTTTTTCATTCTGTTTTATGGGTTTTATTAAACtatacatttgtatattttaGTGAAACATTCTGAAGGTAAATATGTGCCTAAAAGATTTTCATGTGCATTGCAATTTACATTCAAGAAAGTCAAGTTAGTTtataatttaagaaataaaaaaaaaaaaaaaaaaaaaaaactgtttatttagctatttatatacatttaaatcagCTGTATGCactgtttaaacaacttttaatCTCAAGTTGACAACTTAGTTTTAAGGCAGcacaaacacttttattatacttttaaagaatatctttATGGATGgctaagtattataatgtattataactgttgttaaaattatttatgaaagtatgtaatgcattacattgtgCATTATAAGGCATGAATATATTAAGCTTAAATTACTGTTATGGTCACTTTCTCCTTCTTAAACTCAATCTGCAATTTTTCCTCTGAGTTTTCTTTGCTTTTCATTCACAGGTTTGTTAAtcattcaattaatttatttctcccttttcctggaaaaaaaaataataaaatacaataaaaattggttctcttaataaaacaaatgcacacaaaccAACCAAAAAGGTTTTATGTTTCTGAGATTCTGATTGCCACAGAATGTGTTCAGGGTATTTAAAGGGACATGGTGACTCATTGTTGGAGGTTGTGTGTATTATGGGATGTCCTAAGTATGCTTTCTAGAGTGTGACCTTGAGTAGAACAAAGGAATGCTGAACCACCAGACAGAATAACCCCCTCCCCATGTGTCCCTGTCTCCttccctttttctctctccatttGCCACTCCATTTGCTTCCTTGTCTGTCTTTTGCTTTGTCCTACTCTCACCTTCCTGTCTGCTTTCATTTGTAAACATGAAACAGAATGAAGCCCAGTTTACCAGAACAATAACAAATGCATATCTTACTGCTTGAATAAACTGACACTTGACTTCAGGTAACATACATAACATACATTTATCATTGTATTTTCTTCCcagaggtccacttataattatCATTTTAGTTTATCGTGACCATTTTCCACCGTCTATCTGACCCTTATGattacaatgtttgttttttttgctgctgAACCCTGAAacagctgctttgctgcttcgggatGCAGGTTTGCTGTCATATCAAATAGTTTTTAACTGACCAATCCTTATCACTAAACCTAATCCTACGCCaaccctaatctaaacctaaACCAAATCCTAcgccaacctaaacctaaccctaccccaacctctaaacctacctgtacctcaaacTCAGTAGCAACAAATGTGAAACTTGTGAGAATTTGTCACAATAACACAATAagtatattgtattgtatgtattttaatgtcagtaaatagtagttaaagacacctaatataaagtgggacccacAAACTtttaagatcagactgaaatgatcacaGAATTCTTCAAATGCTTTAATCATTTTGTTGGCCTGCAAAATATACAGAGCAGCAGGTGCTACACCCAGCCTGGAAAAGCGTAATCTCTGGTAAACTTTCCCTCATTTTACAGCTCCTTTTAGCAGCTTGTTTTTGATAAATGCGCTCTTTGGACTGAGTTACAGTAAGTCTTCATAGTACATTCAAATTTCATAGTACAATTCAAATTTGATTCCTCAAGACATTACCACTTTAATTCctgaatatgaaaaaaaaaaaatctatgacaTTGTTTTTACTCAAAATGATTACATCCTTACACTCTTTGGTATCTGTTCCTTAAATTTATTGCATTTAAAAGCTTTTGTAATGATGCATAAACTTCATATATCAAACcaaaaaacttgattcaataAGGTGGTCCTAGCTTAATGCAGaaatgtacactgcctggcctataaaaaaagttgccgtttggatttataTAAGCATATCCTTAAGaacctatgattggatcattattgcagtgattaatatgtttcagctggcaacaattcttttaaccctaactgatgcagtgtgtagcttctcatttcttaaacaaccatgtcgaaagacgtatcctgtggtcgtggaaaagatgttactgtgtttcagaagggacaaattattggcctgcatcaagcaaagaaaacaactaaggagattgctgaaatcactggaattgggctaagaactgtccaacgcattattaaaacctggaaggatagtggtgaaccatcagcttcgcagaagaaatgtggtcagaaagaaatcttgaatgatcgtgatcggagattaccaaaacgcttgaagtcacatcgtaaaaaatcgacaatttaatagtgaaagtaagagcatttccacacgcacaatgtgatgagaacttacaggattgggactaaacagctgtgtggccacaagaaagccacttgttagtgaggctaatcgaaaaaaaattactttaatttgctagggagcataaagattgggctgtggagcaatggaaaaaggtcatgtggtctggtgagtccagatttaccctattccagaGCGATGCatccatcatgcatagtgcccactgtacaagcctctagaggcagtgttatgatctggggttgcttcagctggtcaagtctaggctcagcaatgttatgtggcaatagaatgaagtcagctgactacctgaatctactgaatgaccaggttatcccatcaatggattttttcttcccagcacgggcatattccaggacgacaatatgccaagattcatcgggctcaaattgtgaaagtgttgttcaggaagcatgaggaatcattttcacacatgaattggccaccacagagtcctgacctttacccccattgaaagtctttgggatttgTTGGAGAAGACTatacggagtggtttgactctcccgtcatcaatacaagatctctgccaaaaatgtatgcaactctggatggaaataaatgttgtgacgttgcataaggttatCGAAACAATACAATACGAATGTGCGCCacaatcaaagctaaaggtggtccaactaaatattagagtatgcgacTTTTTttggggccaggcagtgtatttaaaATGGTTTATTAAAGTAATTTTAATGTAAGTCTCACCTCAATATCTGGTCGTGCCAGTAGCAGAGAGATGTTGGTGCTGTCCTCTCTGGTCAGGATGGCCACGGCTTCCTCTCTGTTCTGAACATCCACTCCATTTATCTGAACATAAACACAATCAATTTAACATTTCATCTCTCATCTGGTTTTGTGTCAGtacccagattttacactggacattAAGTGGCGATCCAACACAGTAAATAATCCCCTTggtaaaatgtattactattatgGGTTTTGAGGATGAGATGTCGTCATGCAACCTTTCCATGTTGACATCTGCATAATTTGCCAAGCTTCTAACTAATGACAGATGAATGTGCACCAATAGAGCTTGATTGGATGCACAGCTTTTGACATAAGAttaaccctaaaatctgattggttgattggAATGTTGTACCAGGACAAACAAGGATAATGATCCAGGAATGTGTTCTAGCTGGCCAAATCATGGTAAGCCTCCTAAAACACAGTCTCCTCATTTTATAGTTCTTACAATGACTGGTACAATCCAATAATGTTATTTAAAGAAGATctttacaagactacttgcagCTTACCAgtaattattagtggtgtttgtttCAGAACAGATAGTTAGCATATAataagtgttttatatatatatatatatatatatatatatatatatatatatatatatatatatatatatatatatatatatatatatatatatatatacctgtagtATTCTGTCTCCTTCACGGATTCGGCCATCCATAGCAGCTATGCTATTGGGGTTGACCTGAGATAAGATAAGAGACAGGATATTGACCTCTCagacatattaaaggaatattctgggttacaTTCAACTAAAGTCCTACCATATATACTGTCAACAGAAaataattaccacagaaaataattttgactagtcCTGTTATTTTATGGCTAAAGCCATTGGCTATATGGCTTTCAAAACAACGTGcaaaatgtgtatgtatataacaTTTATTCTGTTGCTATATAATCACCCCATAAACATAGGAGAAAGTAATTTAACATAAAAAGAGATTGCATTACCTTTCAAGTTACGTACTGAACTAATAATATACTGAAGAGTTTGCAAATGTGAAAAGCCCTTGATTCATGTAACAAGGTGTAAATACTTTGTAAATAGCATGCCCAAGTAGAATTATCTCGAGTGAACATTGATAATTGAGAgatgaaataatgttttaaattttagataaatggatatataatatatattatttgtcaGTCAACACTTTCCCATTATTCACTGTTTCTCACCTCACCCACATAGATCCCCAGATCCTCTTCATCATCAGTGCGATAACACACTGTTAAACCCAGTTTATCTTGCTGGCAAGGTTTGTACAGTTCTACCTCctaaatgaaaacagaaagagagacaaattATACAAACAGATATAAGATGGTTCTCCACCAGAGACTAAAATACTAATGTTAGTATGAGTAAGGGAAAGTTTAAAGGGATGGTGATGACCTCATACTCCAGGTCATCTTGTCTGTCCACCTCATGTTGACTAATATCGAA from Myxocyprinus asiaticus isolate MX2 ecotype Aquarium Trade chromosome 29, UBuf_Myxa_2, whole genome shotgun sequence includes the following:
- the LOC127420027 gene encoding PDZ domain-containing protein 4-like isoform X2, producing MGWCQKRKAGVPGVVGGTMVMTDCVDSGTQTDISFPHMVTLGRPVHHNRPASPPSPPLPPVPEPYLFNQLPPMDHVYYDPTDYFDISQHEVDRQDDLEYEEVELYKPCQQDKLGLTVCYRTDDEEDLGIYVGEVNPNSIAAMDGRIREGDRILQINGVDVQNREEAVAILTREDSTNISLLLARPDIENEADDLDLELSVGHLEDLDNASNLPSPQHRSKASSLLGDHNGIRAGRPNLWHTALNNSQELDSGVGRTDESTRCEESSEHDLLADDATSACTTNATNTPGSMRKYHAAPHGLEFHYSNDSLLGPDGVGTGDHGVPESLGPVTSRVLMPGLTEEEYERYHELLELRCLYEKNGNALLLDRRNFGAGDDSAVAGVPLDMNCNESLIDHEITLLEEEIRHLEFKWRNVLRAQKMQQLRQRCLKVWPADEEDDEEKGAKARSGGADALHHDLSDINEIPERERSDKESTSAYNTGGESCKSTPLASERHPSPSAAGDSSASATMRPWTPRHRTSTSREKNLNLPPSSDSKRKNEETGDSRNSSPATRLRSLSRNGGSSRKGLDGASKGSRANGTLSPGITKGGRSAENSPYLSRRGTTLPPRYQSCMYLMDISTIDSPEVRDSFEEVPAQLNTMTCVNRDTAAAPASSMITPPPQSSPRMEWKVKIRSDGSRYVAKRPVRDRLLKARAMKIREERSGMTTDDDAISEMKMGRYWSKEERKQQLLRAREQRRRREFMMQSRLDFLREKAKEQDSGPQGHASILELSQKKSMKKRSRRILDNWITIQELLAHGTRSVDGKKVYNPLLSVTTV
- the LOC127420027 gene encoding PDZ domain-containing protein 4-like isoform X1, with protein sequence MGCNMCVVQKPEEQYRVMFQVKSKDLSRLSREQTLHALHCRRNMGWCQKRKAGVPGVVGGTMVMTDCVDSGTQTDISFPHMVTLGRPVHHNRPASPPSPPLPPVPEPYLFNQLPPMDHVYYDPTDYFDISQHEVDRQDDLEYEEVELYKPCQQDKLGLTVCYRTDDEEDLGIYVGEVNPNSIAAMDGRIREGDRILQINGVDVQNREEAVAILTREDSTNISLLLARPDIENEADDLDLELSVGHLEDLDNASNLPSPQHRSKASSLLGDHNGIRAGRPNLWHTALNNSQELDSGVGRTDESTRCEESSEHDLLADDATSACTTNATNTPGSMRKYHAAPHGLEFHYSNDSLLGPDGVGTGDHGVPESLGPVTSRVLMPGLTEEEYERYHELLELRCLYEKNGNALLLDRRNFGAGDDSAVAGVPLDMNCNESLIDHEITLLEEEIRHLEFKWRNVLRAQKMQQLRQRCLKVWPADEEDDEEKGAKARSGGADALHHDLSDINEIPERERSDKESTSAYNTGGESCKSTPLASERHPSPSAAGDSSASATMRPWTPRHRTSTSREKNLNLPPSSDSKRKNEETGDSRNSSPATRLRSLSRNGGSSRKGLDGASKGSRANGTLSPGITKGGRSAENSPYLSRRGTTLPPRYQSCMYLMDISTIDSPEVRDSFEEVPAQLNTMTCVNRDTAAAPASSMITPPPQSSPRMEWKVKIRSDGSRYVAKRPVRDRLLKARAMKIREERSGMTTDDDAISEMKMGRYWSKEERKQQLLRAREQRRRREFMMQSRLDFLREKAKEQDSGPQGHASILELSQKKSMKKRSRRILDNWITIQELLAHGTRSVDGKKVYNPLLSVTTV